The following proteins are encoded in a genomic region of Peromyscus maniculatus bairdii isolate BWxNUB_F1_BW_parent chromosome 12, HU_Pman_BW_mat_3.1, whole genome shotgun sequence:
- the Ccdc54 gene encoding coiled-coil domain-containing protein 54: protein MYRFHTKRVRAAAGRVWVSNLHKIRRSLKNVYQKCKTQHSYSTSYPTVASYDCDQDALSLDEERNLTATLQDIKSGQMELLSQMADIVSAISDIQEKIGHCQKQMEVLEVRINTSEDRQIAATKDILSMREDIDTLKKKVTGLENQNSFSSIHCLEVLEEQVSKEFVQLFHKLLQLEPPKNTHPKISSAESERVPRYPEPTGQIKEKTMSSQTKTPQKSNNLRNASAICKKARSNIYLYPDFSTWIKLTFVHGGKWRFFLSATKLEEFVQWLLSRPTILPEEPQITPQRDCAFTGPIANLATICLSLFNCIYSLFSSSKQEVTRL from the coding sequence atgtaccGATTTCACACCAAAAGAGTAAGAGCTGCTGCTGGACGTGTGTGGGTTTCGAATCTCCACAAGATCAGGCGATCGCTTAAAAACGTTTACCAGAAATGTAAGACCCAGCACTCATACTCAACTAGCTACCCAACCGTGGCTTCTTATGACTGTGACCAGGATGCTCTCAGTTTGGATGAAGAAAGGAATCTAACAGCCACGCTACAAGACATTAAATCGGGACAAATGGAACTCCTCAGCCAAATGGCTGACATTGTCAGCGCAATATCAGATATCCAGGAAAAGATTGGCCATTGCCAGAAACAGATGGAAGTCCTGGAAGTCAGAATAAATaccagtgaagacagacaaatCGCAGCCACCAAAGACATCCTCTCCATGAGAGAGGACATCGACACTCTGAAGAAGAAGGTGACAGGGCTGGAGAACCAGAATTCTTTCTCCAGCATACACTGCCTAGAGGTTCtggaggagcaagtcagtaaagaATTTGTACAGCTGTTCCATAAGCTCCTACAACTAGAACCCCCAAAGAACACACACCCTAAAATCTCTTCAGCAGAATCAGAGAGGGTGCCTCGTTATCCAGAGCCCACTGGTCAGATTAAGGAAAAAACAATGTCTTCTCAAACTAAAACTccacagaaaagtaacaaccTCCGGAATGCATCCGCAATTTGTAAAAAGGCAAGGTCAAATATTTATCTTTACCCTGACTTCAGTACATGGATCAAGCTCACTTTTGTTCATGGAGGAAAATGGAGGTTTTTCCTCAGTGCCACCAAGTTAGAGGAATTCGTCCAGTGGCTTCTGTCTAGGCCAACCATCCTTCCCGAGGAACCACAAATCACGCCCCAGAGAGACTGTGCCTTCACTGGACCCATTGCGAACTTGGCCACAATCTGTCTCTCCCTTTTCAACTGTATttactctcttttttcttcctcaaaaCAGGAAGTAACTCGTCTTTAG